Proteins from one Ricinus communis isolate WT05 ecotype wild-type chromosome 9, ASM1957865v1, whole genome shotgun sequence genomic window:
- the LOC8276154 gene encoding two-pore potassium channel 1, translating into MACNGAKPSLLSGSLDQTNNAYGPNRRRFLSVKSAPLADLVPKDLGISVSLTPPESIFGKLHPSVMNLAVALAVYLGVGTLSFYTVLDDMKGKKSSPMIDALYFTVVTMTTVGYGDLVPNTTYIKGLSCVFVVIGMALVGLIMGKAADYIVEKQEMLLVKAISKHKKYGPFKIMKEVETYKISYKCLLAMAVLSILMLVGTIFLFTVEDMDFIDSIYCICTTITTLGYGDKAFSTAGGRLFAVIWILTSTIGLGQFFMYVAEVFTESRQRALVNWVLTRGMTNLNPNAADIDNDGVVEVAEFAVHKLKEMGKISQEDISCLMKEFEDLDVQQCGLLSASDLVFAQTKRRS; encoded by the exons ATGGCATGCAATGGTGCTAAACCATCTTTACTGTCTGGATCACTGGATCAAACAAATAATGCATACGGTCccaacagaagaagatttctcAGTGTTAAAAGTGCTCCACTAGCAGACCTTGTTCCTAAAGATCTCGGTATCAGTGTTTCACTCACACCTCCTGAATCCATTTTTGGGAAACTACATCCAAGTGTTATGAACTTGGCTGTGGCTTTGGCAGTCTATCTCGGTGTTGGCACCTTATCCTTTTACACTGTCCTGGATGATATGAAAGGGAAGAAATCGAGTCCAATGATTGATGCTCTATATTTCACGGTTGTGACTATGACTACCGTAGGATATGGGGATTTAGTGCCTAATACTACCTACATAAAGGGGCTTTCCTGTGTATTCGTAGTCATAGGGATGGCACTTGTGGGATTAATAATGGGCAAAGCAGCAGATTACATAGTAGAGAAGCAGGAAATGTTGCTGGTCAAAGCCATAAGCAAGCATAAAAAATACGGtccatttaaaattatgaaggAGGTGGAAACCTACAAAATAAGCTATAAGTGCCTTTTGGCCATGGCCgttctttcaattttaatgtTGGTTGGAACCATATTCCTGTTCACAGTTGAAGATATGGACTTCATTGACTCCATCTATTGTATCTGCACAACCATCACAACCCTAGGTTATGGAGATAAAGCCTTCTCAACTGCAGGTGGGCGACTTTTTGCTGTGATTTGGATACTGACCAGTACTATTGGTTTGGGTCAGTTCTTCATGTACGTTGCTGAGGTATTCACTGAAAGCAGACAAAGGGCACTGGTTAACTGGGTTCTTACCAGGGGGATGACCAATCTAAACCCAAATGCTGCTGATATTGATAATGATGGAGTTGTTGA ggttgctgAGTTTGCTGTACATAAGCTTAAAGAAATGGGGAAAATTAGCCAAGAAGATATCTCATGCTTAATGAAAGAGTTCGAGGATCTTGATGTTCAGCAATGTGGATTATTGTCAGCATCTGACTTAGTGTTTGCTCAAACAAAGAGGAGATCTTAG
- the LOC8285192 gene encoding WAT1-related protein At2g39510 isoform X1, with amino-acid sequence MQFLKKLPKVFNLESYLYTSTRANFSVKHHQLVTEREGRRRLEELSSRETMGLKAYTCGHLCKRFRPHLLMFFAQVGYTFLYLITEASFNRGMNPHVYITYRHVVASVVMLPIAYFAERKQRPKMTLALFVEIFILSLLGVSLTLNMYYASLRYTSPTFVASVVNTIAALAFVIAIALRLESLDLRNPRGLAKLLGTLVSLAGVMTMTLYKGPKMKNLSVTPIHIEGNTASNHENWLKGSILTVASCITWSVWYIMQAVTLKRYPAQLSLTAWMSIVGAAQSAFFTVIVEHRKAAWTIGFNVDFWSILYGGVVMSGAVVFIQLWCTEVKGPVFVTMFNPVSTILVAVIAYFVLGEKLYLGSIVGAVVVIFGLYLLLWGKEGDQPVQSKSEDQFDSSCDEQKDNIRHIAGSVETKVTPGEP; translated from the exons ATGCAATTTTTGAAGAAGCTGCCAAAGGTGTTCAATCTAGAGAGTTACTTGTATACAAGTACCAGAGCCAATTTTTCAGTAAAGCATCACCAATTAGTGACG gaaagagaaggaagaagaagactAGAAGAATTGAGCTCAAGAGAAACAATGGGATTGAAAGCATATACTTGCGGGCACCTTTGCAAGAGGTTCAGGCCACACCTGCTCATGTTTTTTGCACAGGTTGGCTACACTTTTCTTTACCTCATAACTGAAGCTTCCTTCAATCGTGGGATGAATCCTCATGTCTACATAACTTATCGACATGTTGTTGCTAGTGTGGTGATGTTACCTATAGCCTATTTTGCTGAAAG AAAACAAAGGCCCAAGATGACATTAGCTCTTTTCGTGGAGATATTCATTCTCTCTCTCCTGGG GGTGAGTTTGACTCTCAACATGTACTACGCAAGCTTGAGATACACCTCCCCAACTTTTGTTGCTTCAGTTGTTAACACCATAGCTGCCTTAGCTTTTGTAATCGCAATTGCATTAAG GTTGGAGAGCCTTGATCTTCGAAATCCTCGAGGGTTAGCAAAACTTCTCGGCACTTTAGTTTCCTTAGCAGGTGTAATGACTATGACATTATATAAGGGtcctaaaatgaaaaatctttCAGTTACTCCTATACATATTGAAGGAAATACTGCCAGCAACCACGAAAACTGGCTGAAGGGTTCAATTCTCACTGTTGCCAGCTGCATAACATGGTCTGTCTGGTACATTATGCAG GCAGTTACCCTGAAAAGGTATCCTGCTCAACTGTCGCTGACTGCATGGATGAGTATTGTTGGGGCAGCACAGTCGGCTTTCTTCACAGTGATTGTAGAACATAGAAAGGCTGCTTGGACTATTGGATTCAATGTTGATTTCTGGTCAATTTTATATGGT GGAGTGGTAATGTCTGGTGCCGTAGTTTTCATTCAGCTGTGGTGCACAGAAGTGAAAGGGCCAGTTTTTGTGACCATGTTCAATCCAGTTTCAACAATATTAGTTGCAGTGATTGCGTACTTTGTTCTTGGTGAAAAACTATACCTGGGCag CATAGTAGGTGCTGTTGTAGTGATCTTCGGCTTATATTTGCTTTTATGGGGCAAAGAAGGTGATCAACCAGTTCAAAGCAAATCAGAAGATCAGTTTGACTCAAGCTGTGATGAGCAAAAGGACAACATCAGACACATTGCTGGTTCAGTTGAAACCAAAGTAACACCAGGCGAACCTTGA
- the LOC8276152 gene encoding 1-aminocyclopropane-1-carboxylate oxidase homolog 1 translates to MATSYDRQSELKAFDDTKAGVKGLVDGGLTKIPRIFIHDQSKINNKSSSGDSIHSIPIIDFNGIDSDSSVRIDIINKVRDACKKWGFFQVINHGIPAAILDDIIDGVRKFHEQDTEVKKRFYSREQAGIAKFKFNTNFDFYQSPAANWRDSMYCIMAPDPPSSEELPDVCRDILIDYSNKVAALSNILFELLSEALGLNANYLKDIGCSEGLLFLGHYYPVCPEPELTMGTSSHSDNSFLTVLLQDQSGGLQVLSCKNQWVDVNPTPGALVINLGDMLQLISNDKFKSSEHRVLAKSVGPRISVACFNIQLTHSKNASRLYGPIKELLSEETPPVYLETTIKEYLTYYYSKGLNGISALEHFKL, encoded by the exons ATGGCTACAAGTTATGACAGGCAAAGTGAACTAAAGGCTTTTGATGACACTAAAGCTGGTGTTAAGGGTCTTGTAGATGGCGGTCTCACAAAAATTCCAAGGATATTTATTCATGATCAATCTAAGATCAATAATAAATCAAGTTCAGGTGACAGCATACATAGCATACCGATCATAGACTTCAATGGCATAGATAGTGATTCAAGTGTACgtattgatataattaataaagttcGGGATGCCTGCAAGAAATGGGGTTTTTTCCAGGTGATCAACCATGGAATTCCAGCAGCTATTTTGGATGATATAATAGACGGGGTACGGAAATTTCACGAGCAAGACACCGAGGTAAAGAAGAGATTCTACAGCCGTGAGCAAGCTGGGATTGCAAAATTTAAGTTCAATACGAACTTCGATTTTTATCAATCACCAGCCGCTAATTGGAGAGATTCTATGTATTGCATTATGGCTCCTGATCCACCCAGTTCTGAAGAATTGCCTGATGTTTGCAG AGATATCCTGATCGATTACTCAAACAAGGTGGCTGCCTTATCAAATATACTATTTGAATTGCTATCTGAAGCACTAGGGCTAAATGCCAACTACCTTAAGGATATAGGTTGTTCCGAGGGGCTTTTATTTCTGGGTCATTACTACCCAGTTTGCCCTGAACCAGAATTGACTATGGGCACTAGCAGCCATTCCGATAATAGCTTTTTGACGGTACTTCTACAAGACCAAAGTGGTGGCCTCCAGGTCCTTTCCTGTAAGAATCAATGGGTCGATGTTAATCCAACTCCAGGAGCTCTTGTGATAAACCTTGGGGATATGTTACAG TTAATCTctaatgataaatttaaaagctCGGAACACAGAGTATTAGCGAAAAGTGTAGGTCCAAGAATTTCAGTGGCATGTTTTAACATACAGCTTACACATTCAAAGAACGCCTCGAGATTATACGGGCCAATCAAGGAGTTGCTATCAGAAGAAACCCCCCCAGTTTACCTTGAAACCACCATCAAGGAGTATTTGACATACTACTATTCTAAAGGACTTAATGGCATTTCTGCATTAGAGCATTTCAAGTTGTGA
- the LOC8285193 gene encoding CASP-like protein 5B3 isoform X2 — translation MKDFAGTPGTLTALVLRISQCIFAAGSITAMATTSTFFNFTAFCYLIASMGLQVIWSLGLALLDAYALIRKKVLHNSILVSLFVVGDWVTATLSLAAASASAGITVLLFHDVGHCNYLTECQKYQMSVALAFLSWITIAISSLIMLWILAAV, via the exons atgaaggatTTTGCTGGGACACCAGGAACTTTGACTGCTCTTGTTTTGAGGATTTCGCAGTGTATTTTTGCAGCTGGCTCAATTACTGCAATGGCTACCACCTCCACCTTCTTCAATTTTACAGCTTTCTG CTACCTGATAGCTTCAATGGGTTTGCAAGTGATATGGAGCCTTGGACTAGCATTATTAGATGCATACGCCTTGATCCGGAAGAAGGTTCTCCACAATTCCATCTTGGTCAGCCTTTTTGTAGTTGGAGACTGG GTAACAGCAACACTATCTCTAGCAGCAGCTTCTGCCTCGGCAGGCATCACAGTGCTCTTGTTTCATGACGTGGGACATTGTAATTATTTAACGGAATGCCAAAAATACCAAATGTCAGTTGCATTGGCCTTTCTGAGCTGGATAACCATTGCAATATCGTCTCTAATTATGCTATGGATACTCGCAGCAG Tgtga
- the LOC8285191 gene encoding transcription factor bHLH104 — protein sequence MDSLEEGSCWDFLDYSFIEETTTSSDLLWPNSNNNLSEIDFSSSGGAVSEEKQCSRKRARGDSCSKPVTKACREKLRRERLNDRFQDLSSVLEPERPARTDKPSLLDDAIRVLNQLKTEAQELKETNEKLLEEITCLKAEKNELREEKLTLKADKERTEQQLKIMAVRPPGYMPAHPAAYHAAMNKMAIYPSFGLIPMWQLPPAAQDTSKDHEYWPPAA from the exons ATGGATTCATTAGAGGAAGGTTCTTGCTGGGATTTCCTTGATTATAGCTTCATCGAAGAAACGACAACCTCTTCTGATTTGTTATGGcctaatagtaataataatctCAG TGAGATTGATTTTTCGTCAAGTGGTGGTGCTGTATCAGAAGAAAAGCAATGCTCCCGGAAAAG GGCACGGGGTGATTCTTGTAGCAAGCCGGTGACTAAAGCTTGCCGTGAGAAGTTGCGGAGGGAGAGACTAAATGACAG GTTTCAGGATTTGAGCTCTGTTTTGGAACCTGAGAGGCCTGCCAGAACAGATAAACCATCCCTGCTTGATGATGCTATTAGAGTTCTGAATCAACTGAAAACTGAAGCTCAGGAGCTTAAAGAAACTAATGAAAAGCTGCTAGAAGAAATAACATGTCTAAAG GCCGAAAAAAATGAACTTCGTGAAGAAAAACTCACGCTAAAAGCAGATAAAGAAAGGACGGAGCAACAATTGAAAATTATGGCAGTTAGACCACCTGGATACATGCCAGCTCATCCAGCAGCCTATCATGCTGCAATGAACAAGATGGCAATTTATCCGAGCTTTGGTCTGATACCAATGTGGCAATTACCTCCAGCTGCCCAGGATACATCAAAGGATCATGAGTATTGGCCTCCTGCTGCataa
- the LOC8285192 gene encoding WAT1-related protein At2g39510 isoform X2 — protein MGLKAYTCGHLCKRFRPHLLMFFAQVGYTFLYLITEASFNRGMNPHVYITYRHVVASVVMLPIAYFAERKQRPKMTLALFVEIFILSLLGVSLTLNMYYASLRYTSPTFVASVVNTIAALAFVIAIALRLESLDLRNPRGLAKLLGTLVSLAGVMTMTLYKGPKMKNLSVTPIHIEGNTASNHENWLKGSILTVASCITWSVWYIMQAVTLKRYPAQLSLTAWMSIVGAAQSAFFTVIVEHRKAAWTIGFNVDFWSILYGGVVMSGAVVFIQLWCTEVKGPVFVTMFNPVSTILVAVIAYFVLGEKLYLGSIVGAVVVIFGLYLLLWGKEGDQPVQSKSEDQFDSSCDEQKDNIRHIAGSVETKVTPGEP, from the exons ATGGGATTGAAAGCATATACTTGCGGGCACCTTTGCAAGAGGTTCAGGCCACACCTGCTCATGTTTTTTGCACAGGTTGGCTACACTTTTCTTTACCTCATAACTGAAGCTTCCTTCAATCGTGGGATGAATCCTCATGTCTACATAACTTATCGACATGTTGTTGCTAGTGTGGTGATGTTACCTATAGCCTATTTTGCTGAAAG AAAACAAAGGCCCAAGATGACATTAGCTCTTTTCGTGGAGATATTCATTCTCTCTCTCCTGGG GGTGAGTTTGACTCTCAACATGTACTACGCAAGCTTGAGATACACCTCCCCAACTTTTGTTGCTTCAGTTGTTAACACCATAGCTGCCTTAGCTTTTGTAATCGCAATTGCATTAAG GTTGGAGAGCCTTGATCTTCGAAATCCTCGAGGGTTAGCAAAACTTCTCGGCACTTTAGTTTCCTTAGCAGGTGTAATGACTATGACATTATATAAGGGtcctaaaatgaaaaatctttCAGTTACTCCTATACATATTGAAGGAAATACTGCCAGCAACCACGAAAACTGGCTGAAGGGTTCAATTCTCACTGTTGCCAGCTGCATAACATGGTCTGTCTGGTACATTATGCAG GCAGTTACCCTGAAAAGGTATCCTGCTCAACTGTCGCTGACTGCATGGATGAGTATTGTTGGGGCAGCACAGTCGGCTTTCTTCACAGTGATTGTAGAACATAGAAAGGCTGCTTGGACTATTGGATTCAATGTTGATTTCTGGTCAATTTTATATGGT GGAGTGGTAATGTCTGGTGCCGTAGTTTTCATTCAGCTGTGGTGCACAGAAGTGAAAGGGCCAGTTTTTGTGACCATGTTCAATCCAGTTTCAACAATATTAGTTGCAGTGATTGCGTACTTTGTTCTTGGTGAAAAACTATACCTGGGCag CATAGTAGGTGCTGTTGTAGTGATCTTCGGCTTATATTTGCTTTTATGGGGCAAAGAAGGTGATCAACCAGTTCAAAGCAAATCAGAAGATCAGTTTGACTCAAGCTGTGATGAGCAAAAGGACAACATCAGACACATTGCTGGTTCAGTTGAAACCAAAGTAACACCAGGCGAACCTTGA
- the LOC112536413 gene encoding 1-aminocyclopropane-1-carboxylate oxidase homolog 1-like produces the protein MEIGCDRKEEIKAFDDTRLGVQGLVDAGVEHIPKMFIRSSDELAEDLDHPRTHISLPVIDLDGLLTDQRRKIVDQVRNASEEWGFFHVVNHGIPSSLLSNMIDAVRKFNEQDIDVKKEFYSRDTSRRVRFNSNYDLFQSERADWRDTLSVSMLRSDHIDPNELPAICRDEALEFIEQIGKIGDTLFELLSEALGLKPNHLNSIECHKGRTLVCHYYPACPEPELAMGVTKHTDNTFLTVLVEDETGGLQVLHDNQWVDVQPIPGSLVVNIGDLLQIVSNDKFKSNVHRVLPSKVPRISVIGFFAGRVAPPARLYGPIKELLSEENPAKYKEVLVSEYVAGFFTKPLHEKPSPKDYRL, from the exons ATGGAAATTGGTTGTGATCGTAAGGAAGAGATCAAAGCTTTTGATGACACACGATTAGGTGTCCAAGGACTAGTAGATGCTGGGGTTGAACATATTCCTAAAATGTTCATTCGGTCATCCGATGAACTTGCAGAGGACCTTGATCATCCCAGAACCCACATTAGTCTTCCGGTCATTGATCTCGATGGCTTGTTGACTGATCAACGTCGAAAGATTGTCGACCAGGTCCGGAATGCATCTGAGGAATGGGGATTTTTTCATGTGGTGAATCATGGAATTCCCTCAAGTTTACTGAGTAACATGATAGATGCTGTAAGAAAGTTTAACGAGCAGGACATTGATGTCAAGAAAGAATTCTATTCTCGAGATACAAGCAGAAGAGTGAGATTCAATAGTAACTATGATTTGTTTCAATCTGAAAGAGCTGACTGGAGAGACACATTGTCTGTTTCCATGTTGAGATCCGACCATATTGACCCAAACGAGTTGCCTGCAATTTGCAG AGACGAAGCTCTTGAGTTCATAGaacaaattggaaaaattgGAGACACCCTTTTCGAATTATTATCAGAAGCTCTTGGTCTAAAACCTAACCACCTGAACTCTATAGAATGCCACAAAGGCCGAACCCTTGTGTGTCACTACTATCCAGCATGTCCTGAACCAGAGCTGGCCATGGGAGTAACCAAGCATACAGATAACACATTCCTCACAGTTCTTGTCGAAGATGAGACTGGAGGCCTCCAAGTTCTTCATGACAATCAATGGGTCGACGTTCAACCTATTCCAGGAAGCTTAGTAGTAAACATTGGAGATCTTCTTCAG ATCGTATCAAATGACAAGTTCAAAAGCAATGTGCACAGAGTTCTTCCTAGCAAAGTTCCAAGAATTTCAGTGATCGGATTTTTTGCAGGACGTGTGGCTCCACCTGCAAGGCTATACGGTCCGATCAAAGAGTTATTATCCGAAGAAAATCCAGCAAAGTATAAAGAAGTCCTGGTTAGCGAATATGTTGCTGGGTTCTTTACCAAACCACTGCATGAGAAGCCTAGCCCCAAAGATTACAGGCTCTGA
- the LOC8276153 gene encoding 1-aminocyclopropane-1-carboxylate oxidase homolog 1 codes for MKPDWSPTSERKAFDDTKAGVKGLVDAGINKIPHFFHQPVDVSDKSSLGVDSRFRFPVINLEAIHKDSIRRKEVVDKVQIASETWGFFEVVNHGVPVNVLEEMKDGIRRFYEQDIELKKEFYSRDYTKKIVYNSNFDLFTAQAANWRDTIFFLMAPDPPKSEELPAVCRNILKEYCKEVTSLGNLLLELLSEALGLSPSHLKEMDCAEGLAVLCHYYPACPQPELTLATSKHTDNDFLTVLLQDHIGGLQVQHQNQWIDVPPTPGALVVNIGDLLQLISNDKFISVEHRVLANHIGPRISAACFFSTSVMPKSRLYGPIQELLSEENPPKYRETTVTEYVLYSNGKGLDGTSPLLHFKL; via the exons ATGAAACCAGATTGGAGCCCAACAAGTGAACGAAAGGCTTTTGATGACACAAAAGCCGGTGTTAAAGGACTTGTTGATGCTGGAATCAACAAGATCCCTCACTTCTTTCATCAACCAGTAGATGTTTCCGACAAGAGTTCACTTGGTGTTGATTCCAGGTTCAGATTCCCCGTCATCAACCTTGAAGCTATTCATAAAGATTCAATTCGACGCAAGGAAGTTGTTGACAAAGTCCAGATTGCCTCAGAGACTTGGGGATTTTTTGAAGTGGTCAATCATGGCGTTCCTGTAAATGTTCTGGAGGAGATGAAGGATGGAATTCGTAGATTTTATGAGCAGGATATTGAGCTGAAAAAGGAATTCTATTCTCGTGATTATACAAAAAAGATTGTGTACAATAgcaattttgatttgtttacTGCACAAGCTGCTAACTGGAGAGATACCATTTTCTTCCTCATGGCTCCTGATCCTCCAAAATCAGAAGAGCTGCCAGCAGTATGCAG GAATATATTGAAGGAATACTGCAAGGAAGTAACAAGCTTGGGGAACTTACTGCTCGAATTATTATCAGAAGCACTTGGTCTGAGCCCAAGTCACTTGAAAGAAATGGATTGTGCTGAAGGACTTGCTGTTCTATGTCATTACTATCCAGCATGCCCCCAGCCAGAATTAACATTGGCCACAAGCAAGCATACTGATAATGACTTTCTCACTGTGCTTCTACAAGATCATATCGGTGGCCTCCAAGTTCAGCATCAGAATCAATGGATTGATGTTCCTCCAACACCAGGCGCTCTAGTTGTTAACATTGGAGACCTTCTACAG CTCATATCGAATGACAAGTTCATAAGCGTCGAGCATAGGGTGCTGGCAAACCATATTGGACCAAGAATATCTGCGGCGTGCTTCTTTAGCACTTCTGTAATGCCAAAATCACGACTTTATGGACCTATTCAGGAGCTGCTGTCAGAAGAGAATCCTCCAAAGTACAGAGAAACCACAGTAACAGAATACGTACTCTACTCTAATGGAAAAGGTCTTGATGGTACTTCTCCTCTGCTGCATTTTAAGCTTTGA
- the LOC8285189 gene encoding electron transfer flavoprotein subunit beta, mitochondrial encodes MKILVAVKRVVDYAVKIRVKPDKSGVETQNVKMSMNPFCEIALEEALRIKEAGLASEVVAVSMGPKHCVDTLRTGLAMGADRGIHVEANEALYPLTVAKVLKALVALEKPGLIIMGKQAIDDDCNQTGQMVAGLLGWPQGTFASKVLLDKEKQVATVEREVDGGLETLCLDLPAVITTDLRLNQPRYATLPNIMKAKSKVIKKYTPEELNVETKSDIEIIEVTEPPKRKAGVIVSSVDELIDKLKNEARVI; translated from the exons AGCGGAGTGGAGACACAGAATGTTAAAATGTCAATGAACCCATTTTGCGAGATAGCTTTAGAAGAAGCACTTAGAATTAAGGAAGCTGGATTGGCATCTGAAGTTGTTGCTGTCAGCATGGGTCCGAAGCACTGTGTTGATACGCTGCGGACAGGTCTAGCTATGGGAGCTGATAGAGGGATTCATGTTGAGGCCAATGAAGCTTTGTATCCACTTACTGTAGCCAAGGTTTTGAAGGCTCTTGTGGCTCTGGAGAAACCTGGATTGATTATTATGGGGAAACAG GCCATTGATGATGATTGCAATCAAACAGGGCAAATGGTGGCTGGATTACTAGGTTGGCCTCAAGGAACATTTGCTTCAAAG GTCTTGCTTGATAAGGAGAAACAAGTAGCAACAGTAGAAAGAGAAGTGGATGGTGGTCTTGAGACTTTGTGTCTAGACTTACCTGCAGTAATCAC CACTGATTTGAGACTGAACCAACCAAGGTACGCAACTCTGCCGAACATCATGAAAGCCAAATCAAAGgtcataaaaaaatacaccCCAGAAGAGTTGAACGTGGAAACTAAATCTGATATAGAGATCATTGAAGTTACAGAACCTCCCAAGAGAAAAGCTGGGGTTATAGTTTCTTCTGTGGATGAATTGATTGACAAGCTTAAAAATGAAGCTCGTGTCATTTGA
- the LOC8276717 gene encoding 1-aminocyclopropane-1-carboxylate oxidase homolog 1: protein MAKVLENFESEIKYDRKSELKTFDDTKAGVKGLVDAGVTKIPRIFIHDKITDTPFEGNDKHTIPIIDLKGIDKDPSLRREVIDKLREACEKWGFFQLINHGIPATVLDEMIDGMRRFHEQETEVKKHFFTRDETRKVIYNTNFDFYQAKAANWRDSLYCSMAPNPPNPEELPPVCRDIMMDYSNKVMSLGLKLFELLSEALGLRPNHLKDMGCAEGLYFIGHYYPACPEPGLTLGATKHTDSAFLTILLQDILGGLQVLHEDQWFDVTPVAGGLVVNLGDLSQLISNDKFKSVYHRVLAKDVGPRISIACFFRTHFAERTSSRIFAPIKQLLSKDNPPVYRETTMEEYVTRIYSKGLDGTSGLMYFKL, encoded by the exons ATGGCTAAAGTTTTAGAAAACTTTGAATCAGAAATCAAATACGACAGGAAGAGTGAATTAAAGACTTTCGATGATACAAAAGCTGGTGTAAAAGGTCTTGTAGATGCTGGGGTCACAAAAATCCCCAGAATCTTCATCCATGATAAGATCACTGACACGCCATTTGAAGGAAACGATAAGCACACTATACCAATCATAGATTTGAAAGGCATTGATAAAGACCCGAGCTTACGCAGAGAGGTTATAGATAAACTTCGAGAAGCCTGTGAGAAATGGGGTTTCTTTCAATTGATCAATCATGGAATTCCTGCAACTGTTTTGGATGAAATGATAGACGGGATGCGTAGATTTCATGAACAAGAAACTGAGGTGAAGAAACACTTCTTCACAAGGGATGAAACAAGGAAGGTGATTTATAACACTAACTTTGATTTCTATCAAGCCAAGGCAGCTAATTGGAGAGATTCTTTATACTGTTCAATGGCTCCTAATCCACCAAATCCTGAAGAACTGCCTCCAGTATGTAG AGACATCATGATGGATTACTCCAACAAAGTAATGAGCTTAGGATTAAAATTATTCGAATTACTATCGGAGGCTCTTGGACTTCGTCCCAACCACTTGAAAGATATGGGTTGTGCAGAGGGACTTTACTTTATTGGTCATTACTATCCAGCGTGCCCTGAACCAGGCTTGACTTTGGGTGCCACTAAGCATACTGATAGTGCTTTCCTTACAATTCTTTTGCAAGATATACTAGGTGGTCTTCAAGTCCTTCATGAAGATCAATGGTTTGATGTTACACCTGTTGCTGGAGGTCTAGTAGTGAATTTGGGAGATCTATCACAG TTAATCAGCAATGATAAGTTCAAAAGCGTATATCACAGGGTATTGGCAAAAGATGTTGGACCAAGAATTTCAATTGCTTGCTTTTTCAGAACTCATTTTGCAGAACGGACTTCCTCTAGGATCTTTGCGCCGATTAAGCAGTTGCTATCAAAAGATAATCCTCCAGTATACAGAGAAACAACTATGGAAGAATATGTCACTAGAATCTACTCAAAAGGGCTTGATGGGACCTCAGGACTGATGTACTTCAAACTGTAA
- the LOC8285193 gene encoding CASP-like protein 5B3 isoform X1 — protein MKDFAGTPGTLTALVLRISQCIFAAGSITAMATTSTFFNFTAFCYLIASMGLQVIWSLGLALLDAYALIRKKVLHNSILVSLFVVGDWVTATLSLAAASASAGITVLLFHDVGHCNYLTECQKYQMSVALAFLSWITIAISSLIMLWILAAGDKMLQQEIMATHLYLWMAEWLEYR, from the exons atgaaggatTTTGCTGGGACACCAGGAACTTTGACTGCTCTTGTTTTGAGGATTTCGCAGTGTATTTTTGCAGCTGGCTCAATTACTGCAATGGCTACCACCTCCACCTTCTTCAATTTTACAGCTTTCTG CTACCTGATAGCTTCAATGGGTTTGCAAGTGATATGGAGCCTTGGACTAGCATTATTAGATGCATACGCCTTGATCCGGAAGAAGGTTCTCCACAATTCCATCTTGGTCAGCCTTTTTGTAGTTGGAGACTGG GTAACAGCAACACTATCTCTAGCAGCAGCTTCTGCCTCGGCAGGCATCACAGTGCTCTTGTTTCATGACGTGGGACATTGTAATTATTTAACGGAATGCCAAAAATACCAAATGTCAGTTGCATTGGCCTTTCTGAGCTGGATAACCATTGCAATATCGTCTCTAATTATGCTATGGATACTCGCAGCAG GGGATAAGATGCTACAACAAGAAATTATGGCAACCCACTTGTACTTATGGATGGCTGAATGGTTGGAGTATAGATGA